A single Hippocampus zosterae strain Florida chromosome 1, ASM2543408v3, whole genome shotgun sequence DNA region contains:
- the irf2b gene encoding interferon regulatory factor 2 isoform X1 gives MPVDRMRMRPWLEEQINSCQIPGLKWVNKEKRIFQIPWMHAARHGWDLEKDAPLFMGWAMHTGKYQPGKDRPDPKTWKANFRCAMNSLPDIEEVKDKSNKKGTNAFRVYKMLSSSERSIRKGKKRSNKESGLKGNKEGASPSFDSAPLLFHVQVDDFKQERQDEVEMPHTTKDISGEEEHVISNDLLPFVCQTIEVKTENEEESVSSSHLYPFQISPVSSFGGSDTDSDIEDTQQGVNPAWRQDRGRSVLRVSPSSLPGMATFVRGSKPCCRITTTQDPDPLISYHPDDWPTPYSQNSLTSSIPSQTHEMRASVIMKTSDVTSS, from the exons ATGCCTGTAGATAGAATGAGGATGCGGCCGTGGCTGGAGGAACAGATCAATTCCTGCCAGATACCGGGTCTCAAATGGGTGAACAAA GAAAAAAGGATCTTTCAGATCCCTTGGATGCATGCTGCTCGCCACGGCTGGGACTTGGAGAAAGATGCTCCTCTCTTCATGGGATGGGCCATGCATACTG GTAAGTACCAGCCAGGAAAAGACCGTCCAGATCCAAAGACTTGGAAGGCAAATTTCCGCTGTGCCATGAACAGCCTGCCCGATATCGAGGAGGTGAAggataaaagcaacaaaaaaggaacaaatgCCTTCAGAGTCTATAAGATGCTGTCATCTTCGGAGAGAAGTATACGGAAAG GGAAGAAGAGGAGCAACAAAGAGAGTGGTCTCAAAGGGAATAAAGAG GGAGCGTCTCCGTCTTTTGACAGCGCCCCTCTTCTCTTTCATGTACAAGTTGACGACTTCAAACAAGAACGGCAGGATGAAGTCGAGATGCCCCACACAACCAAAG ATATTTCTGGTGAAGAAGAACATGTGATTTCAAACGATCTCTTACCATTTGTCTGCCAGACAATTGAAGTGAAAACCGAAAATGAAGAGGAGTCCGTTAGCTCCTCCCACTTGTACCCTTTTCAAATCTCTCCTGTGTCTTCATTTGGCG GGAGCGACACAGACAGCGACATTGAGGACACCCAACAG GGTGTCAATCCAGCATGGAGGCAGGATCGTGGCAGGTCAGTTCTGAGGGTGTCTCCCTCTTCCCTACCTGGCATGGCCACCTTCGTTAGAGGGAGCAAGCCTTGCTGCAGAATCACCACCACGCAAGACCCCGACCCACTCATCAGCTATCACCCCGACGACTGGCCAACGCCCTACAGCCAGAACTCCCTCACGTCTTCCATACCCAGCCAGACTCACGAAATGCGGGCCAGTGTCATTATGAAAACCTCAGATGTCACCTCCTCCTAA
- the irf2b gene encoding interferon regulatory factor 2 isoform X2 gives MGEQRKKDLSDPLDACCSPRLGLGERCSSLHGMGHAYCLPDIEEVKDKSNKKGTNAFRVYKMLSSSERSIRKGKKRSNKESGLKGNKEGASPSFDSAPLLFHVQVDDFKQERQDEVEMPHTTKDISGEEEHVISNDLLPFVCQTIEVKTENEEESVSSSHLYPFQISPVSSFGGSDTDSDIEDTQQGVNPAWRQDRGRSVLRVSPSSLPGMATFVRGSKPCCRITTTQDPDPLISYHPDDWPTPYSQNSLTSSIPSQTHEMRASVIMKTSDVTSS, from the exons ATGGGTGAACAAA GAAAAAAGGATCTTTCAGATCCCTTGGATGCATGCTGCTCGCCACGGCTGGGACTTGGAGAAAGATGCTCCTCTCTTCATGGGATGGGCCATGCATACTG CCTGCCCGATATCGAGGAGGTGAAggataaaagcaacaaaaaaggaacaaatgCCTTCAGAGTCTATAAGATGCTGTCATCTTCGGAGAGAAGTATACGGAAAG GGAAGAAGAGGAGCAACAAAGAGAGTGGTCTCAAAGGGAATAAAGAG GGAGCGTCTCCGTCTTTTGACAGCGCCCCTCTTCTCTTTCATGTACAAGTTGACGACTTCAAACAAGAACGGCAGGATGAAGTCGAGATGCCCCACACAACCAAAG ATATTTCTGGTGAAGAAGAACATGTGATTTCAAACGATCTCTTACCATTTGTCTGCCAGACAATTGAAGTGAAAACCGAAAATGAAGAGGAGTCCGTTAGCTCCTCCCACTTGTACCCTTTTCAAATCTCTCCTGTGTCTTCATTTGGCG GGAGCGACACAGACAGCGACATTGAGGACACCCAACAG GGTGTCAATCCAGCATGGAGGCAGGATCGTGGCAGGTCAGTTCTGAGGGTGTCTCCCTCTTCCCTACCTGGCATGGCCACCTTCGTTAGAGGGAGCAAGCCTTGCTGCAGAATCACCACCACGCAAGACCCCGACCCACTCATCAGCTATCACCCCGACGACTGGCCAACGCCCTACAGCCAGAACTCCCTCACGTCTTCCATACCCAGCCAGACTCACGAAATGCGGGCCAGTGTCATTATGAAAACCTCAGATGTCACCTCCTCCTAA